One Urocitellus parryii isolate mUroPar1 chromosome 9, mUroPar1.hap1, whole genome shotgun sequence DNA segment encodes these proteins:
- the Tmem183a gene encoding transmembrane protein 183A: protein MARGPGPLGRSRPDTVAMPKRGKRLKFRAHDACSGRVTVADYANSDPAVVKSGRVKKAVANAVQQEVKSLCGLEASQLPAEEALSGVGESCDIIDSSDEMDAQEENIHERTVSRKKKSKRHKEDLDKAGGEEYPMDIWLLLASYIRPEDIVNFSLICKNAWTVTCTAAFWTRLYRRHYTLDASLPLRLRPESMEKLRCLRACVIRSLYHMYEPFAARISKNPAIPESTPSTLKNSKCLLFWCRKIVGNRQEPMWEFNFKFKKQSPRLKSKCMERLQPPIQYEDVHTNPDQDCCLLQVTTLNFIFIPIVMGMIFTLFTINVSTDMRHHRVRLVFQDSPVHGGRNLRSEQGVQVILDPVHSVRLFDWWHPQYPFSLRA, encoded by the exons ATGGCTCGGGGTCCCGGCCCACTAGGTCGGTCTCGCCCCGACACGGTCGCCATGCCCAAGAGAGGAAAGCGACTCAAGTTCCGGGCCCACGATGCCTGTTCTGGTCGAG TGACCGTGGCGGATTATGCCAACTCGGATCCGGCAGTCGTGAAGTCTGGACGGGTCAAGAAAGCCGTCGCCAACGCTGTTCAGCAGGAAG taaaatcTCTTTGTGGTTTGGAAGCCTCCCAGCTTCCTGCAGAGGAAGCTCTTTCTGGGGTTGGTGAGTCCTGTGACATCATCGACAGCAGTGATGAGATGGATGCCCAGGAGGAAAACATCCATGAGAGAACTGtctccagaaaaaagaaaagcaagaggcACAAAG AGGACCTGGACAAGGCTGGAGGAGAAGAGTATCCCATGGATATTTGGCTATTGCTGGCCTCCTACATCCGTCCTGAGGACATTGTGAATTTTTCCTTGATTTGTAAGAATGCCTGGACTGTCACTTGCACTGCTGCCTTTTGGACCAGGTTGTACCGAAG GCACTACACGCTGGATGCTTCTCTGCCTTTGCGCCTGCGACCAGAGTCAATGGAGAAGCTGCGCTGTCTTCGGGCATGTGTGATCCGTTCTCTGTACCATATGTATGAACCATTTGCTGCTCGAATCTCCAAGAATCCAGCCATTCCAGAAAGCACTCCCAGCACATTAAAGAATTCCAAA tgCTTACTTTTCTGGTGCAGAAAGATTGTTGGGAACAGACAGGAACCAATGTGGGAATTCAACTTCAAGTTCAAAAAACAG TCCCCTAGATTAAAGAGCAAATGTATGGAACGATTGCAGCCTCCCATTCAGTATGAAGATGTTCATACTAACCCAGACCAGGACTGCTGCTTACTGCAGGTCACCACCCTCAATTTCATCTTTATTCCAATTGTCATGGGAATGATATTTACCCTG ttTACTATTAATGTGAGCACAGACATGCGGCATCATCGAGTGAGACTGGTGTTCCAAGATTCTCCTGTCCACGGTGGTCGGAACCTGCGCAGTGAACAGGGTGTGCAAGTCATCCTGGATCCAGTGCACAGCGTCCGACTCTTTGACTGGTGGCATCCGCAGTATCCGTTCTCCCTGAGAGCATAG